The proteins below are encoded in one region of Pseudomonas sp. SCB32:
- a CDS encoding monovalent cation:proton antiporter-2 (CPA2) family protein, giving the protein MEHGTNYLQSAVVFLLAAVFMVPLAKRMQLGAVLGYLLAGVFIGPSLLGLIDNPESVASLSELGVVLLLFIIGLELSPKRLWVMRKQVFGVGLAQVLLTALALGSLGVLAFDLPVNAAVVIGGGLALSSTAFGLQILAERKELTSPYGRLAFAILLFQDIAAIPLIAMIPLLGARADSAAAGGDLAHVMEVVGSIAVVVIGGRFLLRPVFRSVARTGQADLSTATALLVVVGTAWLMEEAGVSMGLGAFLAGLLLADSEYRHELEAQIEPFKGLLLGLFFISVGMSADLGLLKSEPLQVIGLTLLLVGIKLPLLFVIGRLAGGLDKVSAIRLGVLLGAGGEFAFVVFKLAKAQGLMDGHLHSLLVLCITLSMAMTPLLVLALARSIKPKPAALREPPAEYRQLPDDAPRVVIAGMGRMGQVVARIMRAQGVPFVALDTSVDTIELTRSYGNIPIFYGDPLRPEILRAAQVEKAEFFVVATDDPQTNIETARLVHKLYPHIKVIGRARNRQHVYHLLDADATPVRETFHSSLEMSRLLLTGLGLNEEQVAARIRRFKRHDEAVLMAQYRVYDDEKAVIQTAREARKELETLFEADHLEDQGIGHH; this is encoded by the coding sequence ATGGAACATGGGACGAATTACCTGCAGTCGGCAGTGGTGTTCCTGCTCGCGGCTGTCTTCATGGTGCCGCTGGCCAAGCGCATGCAGCTGGGGGCCGTGCTTGGCTACCTGCTGGCCGGCGTGTTCATCGGTCCCTCGCTGCTGGGCCTGATCGACAACCCTGAAAGCGTCGCCAGCCTGTCCGAACTGGGCGTGGTACTGCTGCTGTTCATCATCGGCCTGGAGCTTTCGCCCAAGCGCCTGTGGGTGATGCGCAAGCAGGTGTTCGGCGTGGGCCTGGCCCAGGTGCTGCTCACCGCGCTGGCGCTCGGCAGCCTCGGCGTGCTGGCTTTCGACCTGCCGGTGAATGCCGCGGTAGTAATCGGTGGCGGTCTGGCACTGTCGTCCACCGCGTTCGGCCTGCAGATCCTCGCTGAGCGCAAGGAGCTGACCAGCCCCTACGGCCGCCTGGCGTTCGCCATCCTGCTGTTCCAGGACATCGCCGCCATCCCACTGATCGCCATGATCCCGCTGCTGGGCGCGCGCGCCGATTCGGCGGCGGCCGGCGGCGACCTCGCCCATGTCATGGAAGTGGTCGGCAGCATCGCCGTGGTGGTGATCGGCGGGCGCTTCCTGCTGCGCCCGGTGTTCCGCTCGGTGGCACGCACCGGCCAGGCCGACCTGTCCACCGCCACCGCGCTGCTGGTGGTGGTGGGCACCGCCTGGCTGATGGAAGAGGCCGGGGTCTCCATGGGGCTGGGCGCCTTCCTCGCCGGCCTGCTGCTGGCCGACTCGGAGTACCGACACGAGCTGGAAGCGCAGATCGAACCCTTCAAGGGCCTGCTGCTCGGGCTGTTCTTCATCAGCGTGGGCATGAGTGCCGACCTCGGCCTGCTCAAGAGCGAGCCGCTGCAGGTGATCGGCCTGACCCTGCTGCTGGTGGGCATCAAGCTGCCGCTGCTGTTCGTCATCGGTCGCCTGGCCGGTGGGCTGGACAAGGTCTCCGCGATACGTCTGGGCGTGTTGCTGGGCGCCGGCGGTGAGTTCGCCTTCGTGGTGTTCAAGCTGGCGAAGGCCCAGGGCCTGATGGACGGCCACCTGCATTCGCTGCTGGTGCTGTGCATCACCCTGTCGATGGCGATGACCCCGCTGCTGGTTCTGGCCCTGGCGCGCAGCATCAAGCCCAAGCCGGCCGCGCTGCGCGAGCCGCCGGCGGAGTACCGCCAGCTGCCCGACGACGCGCCGCGCGTGGTGATCGCCGGCATGGGCCGGATGGGCCAGGTGGTCGCCCGTATCATGCGCGCCCAGGGCGTACCCTTCGTGGCGCTGGATACCTCGGTGGACACCATCGAGCTGACCCGCAGCTACGGCAACATCCCGATCTTCTACGGCGACCCGCTGCGCCCGGAAATCCTCCGTGCCGCGCAAGTGGAGAAGGCCGAGTTCTTCGTGGTCGCCACCGACGATCCGCAGACCAACATCGAAACCGCGCGGCTGGTGCACAAGCTCTATCCGCACATCAAGGTCATTGGCCGGGCGCGCAACCGCCAGCACGTCTACCACCTGCTGGACGCCGACGCGACGCCGGTACGCGAGACCTTCCATTCCAGCCTGGAGATGAGCCGGCTGTTGCTCACCGGCCTTGGGCTGAACGAGGAGCAGGTGGCCGCGCGCATCCGTCGCTTCAAGCGTCACGACGAAGCGGTGCTGATGGCCCAATACCGCGTCTACGACGACGAGAAGGCGGTGATCCAGACTGCCCGCGAGGCGCGCAAGGAACTGGAGACCCTGTTCGAGGCCGACCACCTGGAAGACCAGGGCATCGGTCACCACTGA
- the ccmI gene encoding c-type cytochrome biogenesis protein CcmI, whose product MIDFWLAAGLLLLVALAFLLIPLLRGRRAQAEEDRTALNVALYQERLAELTAQRDAGTLDDAQLEAGRAEAARELLADTEGAAEDRRSRLGRAAPLLVALVLPFLALGLYLHWGASDKVALAREFATAPHSMEEMTARLERAVKAQPDSAEGWYFLGRTYMTQNRGADAAKAFEQAARLSGRQPEVLGQWAQALYFSGNKSLSPEVRALADEALKKDPQEVTTLGLLGIAAFEDEKYADAVNYWGRLVAVLPQDDPSRQAIASGIERARQRMIEKGETPPEAPAAAATAGVTLTVKVDLSAAVKGQVKPDDSVFVFARAVSGPPMPLAVKRLKVSDLPSEVALSDADAMMPQLKLSAFPQVQLVARISRAGNATAGEWIGRTEPLSTAQAGEQAVTIDSPDQR is encoded by the coding sequence ATGATCGACTTCTGGCTCGCCGCTGGCCTGCTGTTGCTGGTGGCCCTGGCATTCCTGCTGATCCCTCTGCTGCGTGGCCGTCGCGCCCAGGCCGAGGAAGACCGCACCGCTCTCAACGTCGCCCTGTATCAGGAGCGCCTGGCTGAACTGACCGCTCAGCGTGATGCTGGCACCCTTGACGACGCCCAGCTGGAAGCCGGTCGCGCCGAGGCCGCCCGCGAGCTGCTGGCCGATACCGAAGGCGCCGCCGAGGACCGTCGTTCCCGTCTCGGCCGTGCTGCGCCGCTGCTGGTGGCGCTGGTCCTGCCGTTCCTCGCCCTCGGCCTGTACCTGCACTGGGGCGCCAGCGACAAGGTGGCCCTGGCCCGCGAGTTCGCCACTGCGCCGCACTCCATGGAAGAAATGACCGCCCGCCTGGAGCGCGCGGTGAAGGCGCAGCCGGACTCCGCCGAAGGCTGGTACTTCCTCGGTCGCACCTACATGACCCAGAACCGCGGTGCCGATGCCGCCAAGGCCTTCGAGCAGGCCGCGCGCCTCTCCGGCCGCCAGCCGGAAGTCCTCGGACAGTGGGCCCAGGCGCTGTATTTCTCCGGCAACAAGTCGCTGAGCCCGGAAGTCCGCGCCCTGGCGGACGAAGCGCTGAAGAAGGACCCGCAGGAAGTCACGACCCTCGGCCTGCTCGGCATCGCCGCCTTCGAGGACGAGAAGTATGCCGACGCGGTCAACTACTGGGGCCGCCTGGTCGCCGTGTTGCCGCAGGACGACCCGTCCCGCCAGGCCATCGCCAGTGGCATCGAGCGTGCCCGCCAGCGCATGATCGAGAAGGGCGAGACCCCGCCGGAAGCGCCTGCCGCCGCGGCTACCGCCGGTGTGACCCTGACGGTGAAGGTGGACCTCTCCGCCGCCGTGAAGGGCCAGGTCAAGCCGGATGACAGCGTGTTCGTCTTCGCCCGTGCCGTGAGCGGCCCGCCGATGCCCCTGGCGGTGAAGCGCCTGAAGGTCTCCGATCTGCCCAGCGAAGTGGCGCTCAGCGACGCCGATGCGATGATGCCGCAGCTCAAGCTCTCTGCCTTCCCGCAGGTGCAACTGGTGGCGCGGATTTCCCGTGCTGGCAATGCGACTGCCGGGGAATGGATCGGACGCACTGAACCGTTGTCTACTGCCCAGGCTGGCGAGCAGGCAGTGACCATCGACAGCCCGGACCAGCGCTGA
- a CDS encoding heme lyase CcmF/NrfE family subunit — protein sequence MVPELGHLSLILALCMALVMSFFPLVGAWRGDRQWMSLARPAAWGQFAFLAFSFGCLTWAFLHDDFSVAYVASNSNSALPWYYKFSAVWGAHEGSLLLWALILGGWTFAVSIFSRQLPEVMLARVLAVMGMISTGFLLFLIITSNPFSRLLPQMPADGNDLNPLLQDPGLIIHPPMLYMGYVGFSVAFAFAIAALLGGRLDAAWARWSRPWTLVAWTFLGIGIVLGSWWAYYELGWGGWWFWDPVENASFMPWLVGTALIHSLAVTEKRGVFKSWTVLLAIAAFSLSLLGTFLVRSGVLTSVHAFASDPERGVFILAFLLLVVGGSLTLFALRAPVVKSQVGFALWSRETLLLLNNLVLVVTASMILLGTLYPLVLDAISGAKLSVGPPYFNALFVPLMSIVMLALAIGVLVRWKDTPTRWLRGMLTPVLIGTLVLGALGSFLYGELHWEVLGVFLLAAWVVLAGVRDFFDKVRHKGVIAGAAGLNRSYWGMQLAHLGIAVCAIGVVLTSQFSAQRDLRMAPGESVELAGYQFRFEGTHHVEGPNFTSDKGTIRVIHDGSEVTVLHPEKRLYRVQNSMMTEAGIHGSLTRDLYVALGEPLDNGAWAVRVHIKPFVRFIWLGGLLMALGGVLAALDRRYRLKVKMRVREALGLVGQGA from the coding sequence ATGGTTCCCGAACTCGGCCACCTCTCGCTGATCCTGGCGCTGTGCATGGCGCTGGTGATGTCTTTCTTCCCCCTGGTCGGCGCCTGGCGTGGCGATCGCCAGTGGATGAGCCTGGCGCGCCCAGCCGCCTGGGGACAGTTCGCCTTCCTGGCGTTCTCCTTCGGCTGCCTGACCTGGGCCTTCCTCCACGATGATTTCTCGGTGGCCTACGTCGCCAGCAACTCCAACAGCGCGCTGCCCTGGTACTACAAGTTCAGCGCCGTGTGGGGTGCCCACGAAGGCTCGCTGCTGCTCTGGGCGCTGATCCTCGGCGGCTGGACTTTCGCCGTTTCAATCTTCTCCCGCCAGTTGCCGGAAGTGATGCTGGCCCGCGTGCTGGCGGTGATGGGGATGATCAGCACCGGCTTCCTGCTGTTCCTGATCATCACCTCCAACCCCTTCAGCCGCCTGCTGCCGCAGATGCCGGCCGACGGCAACGACCTCAACCCGCTGCTGCAGGACCCCGGCCTGATCATCCACCCGCCGATGCTCTACATGGGCTACGTGGGCTTCTCGGTGGCCTTCGCCTTCGCCATCGCCGCGCTGCTCGGCGGCCGCCTCGACGCGGCCTGGGCGCGCTGGTCGCGGCCCTGGACCCTGGTGGCCTGGACCTTCCTCGGCATCGGCATCGTGCTTGGCTCCTGGTGGGCCTACTACGAGCTCGGCTGGGGCGGCTGGTGGTTCTGGGACCCGGTGGAAAACGCCTCCTTCATGCCCTGGCTGGTCGGCACCGCGCTGATCCACTCGCTGGCGGTCACCGAGAAACGCGGCGTCTTCAAGAGCTGGACCGTGCTGCTGGCCATCGCGGCCTTCTCGCTGAGCCTGCTGGGCACCTTCCTGGTCCGTTCCGGCGTGCTGACCTCGGTACATGCCTTCGCCTCCGACCCTGAGCGCGGCGTGTTCATCCTCGCCTTCCTGCTGCTGGTGGTCGGTGGTTCGCTGACCCTGTTCGCCCTGCGCGCGCCGGTGGTCAAGAGCCAGGTCGGTTTTGCCCTGTGGTCCCGCGAGACCCTGCTGCTGCTCAATAACCTTGTGCTGGTGGTGACCGCCTCGATGATCCTGCTCGGCACCCTCTACCCGCTGGTGCTCGACGCCATCAGCGGCGCCAAGCTGTCGGTCGGCCCGCCGTACTTCAACGCGCTGTTCGTGCCGCTGATGAGCATCGTGATGCTGGCCCTGGCAATCGGCGTGCTGGTGCGCTGGAAGGACACCCCGACCCGCTGGCTGCGCGGCATGCTGACGCCGGTGCTGATCGGTACCCTGGTGCTGGGCGCGCTGGGCAGCTTCCTCTACGGCGAGCTGCACTGGGAAGTGCTGGGCGTGTTCCTGCTGGCCGCCTGGGTAGTGCTGGCTGGTGTGCGCGACTTCTTCGACAAGGTTCGCCACAAGGGCGTGATTGCCGGTGCCGCGGGCCTGAACCGCAGCTACTGGGGCATGCAGCTGGCGCACCTGGGGATCGCCGTCTGCGCCATCGGCGTGGTGCTCACCAGCCAGTTCAGCGCCCAGCGCGACCTGCGCATGGCGCCGGGCGAGTCGGTGGAGCTGGCCGGCTATCAGTTCCGCTTCGAGGGCACCCACCACGTCGAAGGCCCGAACTTCACCTCCGACAAAGGCACCATCCGCGTGATCCACGATGGTTCCGAAGTCACCGTGCTGCATCCGGAGAAGCGCCTGTACCGCGTGCAGAATTCGATGATGACCGAGGCCGGCATCCACGGCAGCCTGACCCGCGACCTCTACGTCGCCCTGGGTGAGCCGCTGGACAACGGCGCCTGGGCGGTGCGGGTGCACATCAAGCCGTTCGTGCGCTTCATCTGGCTGGGCGGCCTGCTGATGGCCCTGGGCGGCGTGCTGGCGGCGCTCGATCGCCGTTACCGCCTGAAAGTCAAAATGCGTGTACGCGAGGCCCTGGGCCTCGTCGGACAGGGAGCCTGA
- the dsbE gene encoding thiol:disulfide interchange protein DsbE, protein MKRAILLLPLAIFLVVAVFLFRGLWLDPSELPSALIGKPFPAFSLPSVTEPGKTYTEADLKGKPALVNVWGTWCPTCRFEHPVLTDLAAKGVVIYGINYKDDAVAAQKWLNELHNPYLLNIADATGTLGVDLGVYGAPETYIIDKDGIIRHKLVGAVDEKVWREQLAPIYQGLVDEAKGK, encoded by the coding sequence GTGAAGCGTGCAATTCTGCTGTTGCCCCTGGCGATCTTCCTGGTCGTCGCGGTATTCCTCTTCCGTGGCCTGTGGCTGGACCCCAGCGAACTGCCGTCGGCGCTGATCGGCAAGCCGTTCCCGGCGTTCTCCCTGCCCAGCGTCACCGAGCCGGGCAAGACCTACACCGAGGCTGACCTCAAGGGTAAGCCGGCGCTGGTCAACGTCTGGGGCACCTGGTGCCCGACCTGCCGCTTCGAGCACCCGGTGCTGACCGACCTCGCCGCCAAGGGCGTGGTGATCTACGGCATCAACTACAAGGACGATGCCGTCGCCGCGCAGAAGTGGCTGAACGAGCTGCACAACCCCTACCTGCTGAACATCGCCGATGCCACCGGCACCCTGGGCGTGGACCTGGGCGTGTACGGCGCGCCGGAGACCTACATCATCGATAAGGACGGCATCATCCGGCACAAGCTGGTCGGCGCCGTCGACGAGAAGGTCTGGCGCGAACAGCTGGCGCCGATCTACCAGGGGCTGGTGGACGAGGCGAAGGGCAAATGA
- a CDS encoding GGDEF domain-containing protein produces MARTWLQRLQHSIAVNDALALPVARENLRRLYFAATLAVVFDLIHILVFWLNLQGSSPEHDGWRLDIIRIHATIAILFSGLGLLAWFALRPQREAPLWFMNFLCAVASAILLGFGIAITGADQQVTSSITPFLMGSVGAALIILMRPRHAITLYIVALGLFELTMMWAQPTPELRLSNQMGGLTICGIGLILSLILWHGHIRNLRQREFLRQQRLELEEKNRQLEYLAGHDPLTGLFNRRQFDQLVTMELARVSRQPAPVSLLMVDLDHFKFINDRYGHPQGDDVIRHTASLLRNYTRSGDSVARLGGEEFLLLLPDTGQAQARSIAEKVRKLLEETPLPMKDGLLYLTASFGIASLEAGVPGTYELLYAAADKALYRAKSSGRNRVELIEVGAPAGTYD; encoded by the coding sequence GTGGCCAGGACTTGGCTCCAGCGCCTGCAACATTCCATTGCGGTCAATGACGCGCTGGCGCTTCCGGTTGCCCGTGAAAACCTGCGGCGGCTGTATTTCGCCGCGACGCTCGCCGTGGTCTTCGATCTCATCCACATCCTGGTGTTCTGGCTCAACCTGCAGGGCTCAAGCCCTGAGCACGACGGCTGGCGCCTGGATATCATCCGCATCCACGCCACCATCGCGATACTGTTCAGCGGCCTGGGCCTGCTCGCCTGGTTCGCCCTGCGCCCCCAGCGCGAGGCGCCACTGTGGTTCATGAATTTCCTGTGCGCCGTGGCCAGCGCCATCCTGCTCGGCTTCGGCATCGCCATCACCGGTGCGGACCAGCAGGTCACCAGCAGCATCACGCCGTTCCTGATGGGCTCGGTGGGCGCCGCCCTGATCATCCTGATGCGCCCGCGCCATGCCATCACGCTCTACATCGTCGCCCTCGGTCTCTTCGAGCTGACGATGATGTGGGCCCAGCCAACGCCGGAACTGCGCCTGTCCAACCAGATGGGCGGACTGACCATCTGTGGCATCGGCCTGATCCTGTCGCTGATCCTCTGGCATGGGCACATACGCAACCTGCGCCAGCGCGAGTTCCTCCGTCAGCAGCGGCTGGAGCTGGAGGAAAAGAACCGCCAATTGGAGTACCTCGCCGGCCATGATCCCTTGACCGGGCTGTTCAATCGCCGGCAGTTCGACCAGCTGGTGACCATGGAGCTGGCCCGGGTGTCCCGCCAACCGGCGCCGGTCAGCCTGCTCATGGTGGACCTGGATCATTTCAAATTCATCAACGACCGCTACGGCCACCCGCAGGGCGACGATGTGATCCGCCACACCGCCAGCCTGCTGCGCAACTACACGCGCAGCGGCGACAGCGTGGCGCGGCTGGGTGGGGAAGAATTCCTGCTGCTGTTGCCCGACACCGGCCAGGCGCAGGCACGCAGCATCGCCGAAAAGGTCCGCAAGCTGCTGGAGGAAACCCCGCTGCCGATGAAGGACGGACTGCTCTACCTTACCGCCAGCTTCGGCATCGCCAGCCTGGAGGCCGGCGTACCCGGCACCTACGAGCTGCTCTACGCGGCGGCGGACAAGGCGCTGTACCGCGCCAAGTCCAGCGGGCGCAATCGGGTGGAGCTGATCGAGGTGGGGGCGCCGGCGGGAACCTACGATTGA
- the ccmH gene encoding cytochrome c maturation protein CcmH yields MKRYLAIAALGLALTGVARAAIDTYEFASDAERERFRDLTTELRCPKCQNQDIADSNAPIAADLRKQIYAQLQQGKSNQQIVDYMVDRYGDFVRYKPAVNERTWLLWFGPAAFLLLGVGVIGVIVARRRRPAAATSTTLSAEEQARLDQLLDNQDK; encoded by the coding sequence ATGAAGCGTTATCTCGCCATTGCGGCCCTGGGCCTGGCGCTCACCGGCGTTGCCCGTGCGGCCATCGATACCTACGAGTTCGCAAGCGACGCCGAGCGCGAGCGCTTCCGCGACCTGACCACCGAGCTGCGCTGCCCCAAGTGTCAGAACCAGGACATCGCCGACTCCAACGCGCCGATTGCCGCCGACCTGCGCAAGCAGATCTACGCACAGCTGCAGCAGGGCAAGAGCAACCAGCAGATCGTCGACTACATGGTCGACCGCTACGGCGATTTCGTGCGCTACAAGCCCGCAGTCAACGAGCGAACCTGGCTGCTCTGGTTCGGCCCCGCGGCCTTCCTGCTGCTGGGCGTGGGCGTGATCGGCGTCATCGTCGCCCGCCGCCGTCGCCCGGCTGCCGCGACTTCCACCACGCTGTCCGCCGAGGAGCAGGCGCGTCTCGACCAATTGCTGGATAACCAAGACAAATGA
- a CDS encoding lipoate--protein ligase family protein translates to MNRVRRLPVEDGLDAERALLDEAFSGGRDSGLLFWRPLQQALVMPRRLSRLDGFSAAEQVCAGQGWPIALRDTGGEPVPQSPAVLNVALVYAIPTTDNEQTRIETAYQRLCQPLCDWLAGLGLDPGLGEVEGAFCDGRYNVNLTGRKLVGTAQRWRRRPSDGRYVVLAHGAILMENQREPMVEVVNAFYQHCGLEARCRATSHVALDERHAQPWEQVEALAAQFQRYLLAEGVAL, encoded by the coding sequence ATGAACAGAGTGCGACGCTTGCCGGTGGAAGATGGGCTGGATGCCGAGCGGGCCCTGCTGGACGAAGCCTTCAGCGGCGGCCGGGACAGCGGGCTGCTGTTCTGGCGCCCGCTCCAGCAGGCCCTGGTGATGCCGCGCCGGCTCAGTCGGCTGGACGGTTTCAGCGCGGCGGAGCAGGTTTGCGCCGGGCAGGGCTGGCCCATCGCGCTGCGCGATACCGGTGGCGAGCCGGTGCCGCAGTCGCCCGCCGTGCTCAACGTCGCCCTGGTCTACGCGATTCCGACCACCGACAACGAACAGACGCGCATCGAAACCGCCTACCAGCGCCTCTGCCAGCCGCTCTGCGACTGGCTCGCCGGGCTCGGCCTGGACCCCGGTCTGGGCGAAGTGGAGGGCGCCTTCTGCGACGGTCGCTACAACGTCAACCTGACGGGGCGAAAGCTGGTCGGCACTGCCCAGCGCTGGCGCCGCCGCCCCAGTGATGGCCGCTACGTGGTGCTGGCCCACGGCGCGATCCTGATGGAAAACCAGCGTGAGCCGATGGTCGAGGTGGTGAATGCCTTCTACCAGCATTGCGGGTTGGAGGCGCGTTGTCGTGCCACCAGTCACGTGGCGCTGGACGAGCGTCACGCCCAGCCGTGGGAGCAGGTCGAGGCGCTGGCCGCACAGTTCCAGCGCTACCTGCTGGCCGAGGGCGTGGCCCTCTAG